A region of Lycium barbarum isolate Lr01 chromosome 3, ASM1917538v2, whole genome shotgun sequence DNA encodes the following proteins:
- the LOC132630262 gene encoding pentatricopeptide repeat-containing protein At3g53700, chloroplastic — MAFSFSSFLKCHPLTTHSQNSLNPFSFPPLKPISIPFSTHQERVFLPSKFTPQQFLDTIRRENDENSAFNLFEWATKQPHFTPTLSIYEEILRKLGNVGSFDSMKDVMNEMKKLKVELGEGTFFIFIESYAKFELYDEAIKVLDMMWKEFGLKPGTFSFNLLLNVLVDGNKLKLVENVHSRMLDEGVKADVSTFNILIKALCKTHQIRPAILMMEEMPMHGLVPDEKTFTTIMQGYIEEGNLDGALRIRDQMVSAKCPASNITVNLLIHGYCKEGRIDEALNFVQNMCSRGFSPDQFTFNTLINGLCKAEHAVQALDILDLMLQDGFDPDVYTYNILISGLCDVGEVQDAIELLNQMLLRDCSPNTVTYNTIISALCKENQVEEATEFARVLTSKGFVPDVCTFNSLIQGLCFTGNFNVAMELFEEMKNKGCQPDEFTYNILIDCLCAKRRIGEAMNLLKDMESSGCARSVITYNTLIDGFCKDRKIEEAEEIFDQMELQGVSRNLVTYNTLIDGLCKSKRVEDAAQLMDQMILEGLKPDKFTFNSILAHFCRVGDIKKAADIVQTMTSNDCEPDIVTYGTLIQGLCKAGRVEVASRLLRSIQMKGMILTPQAYNPVIQALFRRRRTNEGVRLFREMQEMNANPPDALSYKIVFRGLSSGGGPIQEAVDFSVEMMEKGHIPEFSSFYNLAEGLYSLSMEDKLIKLVSMIMKKANFSDSEVTMIKGFLKIRKYQDALATLGRVLNNRNPKKTYWG, encoded by the exons ATggctttttctttctcttctttcctcAAATGCCACCCATTGACTACTCATTCTCAAAATTCACTAAACCCCTTTTCATTTCCACCCCTTAAACCCATATCTATCCCATTTTCAACTCACCAAGAACGTGTTTTTTTACCTTCCAAGTTCACCCCACAGCAATTTCTTGATACTATTCGTCGCGAAAACGACGAAAATTCAGCTTTTAACCTCTTTGAATGGGCTACTAAACAACCCCATTTTACTCCCACATTGTCTATATATGAGGAGATTCTAAGGAAGCTTGGAAATGTGGGGTCTTTCGATTCGATGAAGGATGTAATGAATGAAATGAAGAAATTGAAGGTTGAATTAGGTGAAGGTACTTTCTTTATCTTTATTGAAAGTTATGCTAAGTTTGAGTTATATGATGAAGCTATTAAGGTTCTTGATATGATGTGGAAAGAGTTTGGGTTAAAGCCTGGAACTTTTAGTTTTAATTTGTTGTTGAATGTTCTTGTTGATGGGAATAAGTTAAAACTTGTTGAAAATGTGCATAGTAGAATGTTGGATGAAGGTGTAAAAGCGGATGTATCGACTTTTAATATATTGATTAAAGCTTTATGTAAGACACATCAAATTAGGCCAGCTATTTTGATGATGGAGGAAATGCCTATGCACGGTTTGGTACCGGATGAAAAGACTTTTACGACGATAATGCAAGGTTATATTGAGGAAGGGAATTTAGATGGTGCGTTGAGAATCAGGGATCAAATGGTGTCAGCTAAATGTCCTGCGAGTAACATTACTGTTAACCTTTTGATTCACGGGTACTGTAAAGAGGGAAGGATCGATGAAGCTCTAAATTTCGTCCAAAACATGTGTAGTCGAGGGTTTTCTCCGGATCAATTTACGTTTAACACTTTGATAAACGGTTTGTGCAAAGCGGAGCATGCTGTCCAGGCCTTGGATATTTTGGATTTAATGTTGCAAGACGGGTTTGACCCTGATGTATACACTTATAATATTTTGATTTCTGGACTTTGTGATGTGGGTGAAGTCCAAGATGCTATTGAACTTCTCAATCAGATGCTTTTAAGGGACTGTTCACCTAATACGGTCACTTATAATACCATCATTAGCGCTTTGTGCAAGGAGAACCAAGTCGAAGAAGCTACCGAGTTTGCTCGTGTTCTTACAAGCAAAGGATTCGTTCCTGATGTTTGCACTTTCAATTCTCTCATACAAGGTCTCTGCTTCACCGGTAATTTCAATGTTGCAATGGAATTGTTTGAAGAAATGAAGAACAAAGGTTGTCAGCCGGACGAGTTCACTTATAATATCCTAATTGATTGTCTCTGTGCCAAAAGGAGAATAGGTGAAGCTATGAACCTACTCAAAGATATGGAGTCAAGTGGCTGTGCGAGAAGTGTGATAACATACAATACTTTGATAGATGGTTTTTGCAAAGACAGGAAAATCGAAGAAGCGGAAGAGATCTTCGACCAGATGGAACTACAGGGGGTTTCAAGAAACCTGGTCACTTATAACACTCTCATTGACGGTCTTTGTAAGAGCAAGAGAGTAGAAGATGCTGCTCAGCTTATGGACCAGATGATACTGGAAGGACTAAAGCCCGACAAATTCACGTTTAATTCCATCCTAGCTCATTTCTGCAGAGTAGGTGATATAAAAAAGGCAGCAGACATTGTACAAACCATGACATCAAATGACTGTGAACCAGACATCGTTACCTACGGGACCCTAATACAG GGACTATGTAAAGCAGGTAGAGTTGAGGTTGCAAGCAGGCTTCTTCGGAGTATTCAAATGAAAGGAATGATTTTGACCCCTCAGGCTTATAATCCGGTAATTCAAGCACTCTTTCGACGGAGGAGAACCAATGAAGGCGTAAGACTCTTTAGAGAAATGCAGGAAATGAATGCTAATCCTCCTGATGCTTTATCTTATAAGATTGTTTTCCGTGGTCTTTCTTCTGGTGGGGGACCCATTCAAGAAGCTGTTGATTTTTCCGTTGAGATGATGGAAAAAGGACACATACCTGAATTCTCGTCGTTCTACAATCTGGCTGAAGGACTGTATTCTTTGTCTATGGAAGATAAGCTAATTAAGCTTGTTAGCATGATCATGAAGAAAGCAAACTTTTCAGACAGTGAGGTTACCATGATTAAAGGTTTCCTGAAAATCCGGAAATACCAGGATGCACTCGCTACTCTCGGCCGTGTCTTAAATAACAGAAATCCAAAAAAGACATACTGGGGATAA